Within Leptospira brenneri, the genomic segment TGGGTGTTTCTTCCGGGTCTGATACCTTTCTTTTTCTCGTACAAAACCGGCAGTACACGGCACATACATGAGAAATATACCAAATCGCGCGGTCAGGGTAACGGTGGGTCACTCCTTTCACTGGCATATACCGTTCTTCGGCAAGAGGGTCTTCTACTTCATTCGGAGTTTTTTTCAGCTCTCCGGATCTGGGGATGATTTGTTTTCGGATCGGACAGTTTGGATTGTCTTTGTCGATCCGTTCCAAATAATAGGGAGTGACGGCAAAACTAAATTCTTCCAATGCAGGTGCAAAACTTACCCTCTCTTCTTCCGTAAGAATCAGTTTTTCTACCAAATCCTCGTAAGTAGTGATTCGGTTTTGTAATTGCCATTTCCAATCCGACCAGGTCATCGCTTATGACCATACTTCGGTTGACACATGGCCAAGTCCCTCGGATTTTGTTAACGAGTAACGAAATTATGAACTTAGGCATTACAGAAGTAAAAAAAGGAATGATCCTCAAGATCGACAATGAGCTTTATTCCGTCGTCAAAACAGAGTTTGTGAACCCAGGAAAGGGTTCTGCTTTCATCCGTACCAAACTTAAAAACATTGTCCGCGATTCTTCCATTGAAAGAACCTTTAAAGCTGCCGAAAAATTGGAAGGTGTGGATTTGGAACGCCGTAAAATGCAGTACTGCTACGCAGACGGTGACCAAATCATTTTTATGGATGTCAACGATTACGAACAAATCCCTGTTTCCAAAGATTATGTGGAAGACATCCTTCCTTTTATGAAAGAAGAAACTCCGGTGGAAGTTGCGTTTTACAATGACAAACCAATTGGGGTAACACCTCCTAACTTTGCTATTTTGGAAGTGACTTATGCAGAGGATGGTCTCAAAGGAGATACAACCGGTCTTGCTCTCAAACGTGTGACGGTAGAAACTGGTGGAGAAGTCCAAGTGCCTATCTTTATCAAACAAGGGGACACTGTAAAAATTGACCTTCGGGATTTATCTTACGTGGAGCGGGTGAATAAATAGATTTGGATTCTCACCCTTCCTTAAAGGAACTGACAAAACTTTCCCATACCTATTATGAAAGGCAGTGGATGTATGCCACTGCTGGGAATCTCTCTGCACGAGAGGGGGAAGTGTTTTGGATCACTGCTTCTGGAAAACATAAGGGTGAACTTACTGATCAGGATTTTGTATCTGTATCAGTCAAAGACGGATCACTTGTTTCTGCGGGTGAGGGTCTCAAACCTTCAGCGGAAACTAGCATCCATCAGGTGGTCTATTCACAGATCCCAGATGCTGGTGCTGCCCTTCATGTCCATACTTTGGATTCCAATCTTTTAGATTTTGGAGTAGGAAAGGAAGAGGGTTTTCGAGATATTACTTTGCCTCCGATTGAAATCATCAAGGCTTTTGGGATCTGGGATGAAAAACCCAATCTCAAGTTTCCTGTTTTTTATAACCACACTCATGTTCCCACCATTGCTTCGGAAATCAAACGTTACATTGAAACCAAAGGGAAACCACAAGTTCCTTTTCTACTGATTGAAGGCCATGGCCCGACAGTTTGGGGAAAATCTGTAGCAGAAGCGAACAAACATTTAGAAGCAGTTCATTTCCTTTTGCAAGTGATGGCAAGACGGATATGAAAGAAGGTGCCCATGTGTATATTTTTGGAATTGGTTCCGGAATTGGACAAGGGCTTCACAAGCGGTTTTTAAAGGACAGCTCTGTTTCTCTTTTTGGATTTTCCAGAAAGGGAAATTCGGATCTTTCGCATTTCTCACAAAGTCAATCAGGAACATTTTCTTGGGATGCCAAAAATCCAAAAGACTTAGAAATGTTTCAATCCTCACTTGCCTCCAAATATCGATCTCAAATAAACGTGACATCATCCACATTCCAGACTACCGACCTTATGGTTTACTTTGCTCTCGGTGATGGTGTGTTTGGACCCATTGACCAACTGGAAGTGGTAGATCTCGCATCTCATTTCCAACTGAATGTCCATTCTCTCATTCTACTTTCGAAGGCCTTCTCTCCGCTTCTTTCTTCCTTTCGTAGTTCCACCTTTGTGTTTTTAGGTTCCACTGCGGGAAAACAAGGATTTCCAGAATCGGTAGCTTACTGTGCTTCTAAACATGCTGTTTTGGGAATAACCAGAGCACTCCGAGAAGAATGGAAACCTTGGGGAACTAAGGTGATTCATGTCAGTCTTGGAGCCGTCGCCACGGAAATTTGGGATACAAGACCGCAGTTTGACAAGAATGATATGATTTCCATCTCAGACATTTCTGAGTATTTATGGAGCATTTCCCACTTGCCTAAATCTGTATTTGTGGATGACTTATCCATTACCCCAAGAAAAGGAATTTTATAGTTCCCATGGAATTTAAGGAATCGATTGTACTCGTGACCGGTGGCAGTGGAGGGATTGGAAGGGAAATCGTTCGTACCCTCGTCCTTGCGGGGTTTTCTGTTTGGAATTTGGACAAAGTTCGGCCTACATCCCCCATTTTACAAGAGACCTACCGAGAGGTAGACCTGGCAGAAACTCCCTTTGTAGTAGAGAGGAGCCTTGCCAAGATCATCCAGGAAAGTTCTGAGGTGGGTGATCTTTATGGTTTTGTTCACAATGCTGGGTTTGGCGGACCTTATCACCCCATCACAGAAGTTTCTGCAGAAGAATGGGAGTCCATTTTTCGAATCAATCTTGGTAGTTTGTTTCTTTTATCTAAATTAGTTTTACCAATTTTTAAAACCCAAAGTTTTGGACGGATTGTTGCGATTGCTTCTTCTTTGTCCATTGTGGGTTCAGCCCATTCAGTGGCTTATTCTTCCTCCAAACATGGGTTAGTTGGATTTATTCGTTCCGTTGCGGATGAATGGGGCAAATTTGGAATCACTGCCAATGCAGTAAGCCCTGGTTTTGTAGATACAAAAATGGGAATCCAAGAAGACCAAGTCTCTGATCATAAAACAAAAATCATAGAAAAGACACCTGTTAGGAGAATTGCAGAACCTTCCGAAATTGCCCGAGTGGTGAATTTCCTTCTTCAAAAAGAATCCGGTTATATTTCTGGATCCAATTGGACCGTCGATGGCGGACTTACAGCGATTTTATGAGAATATCACCTCCACATGATCATTTTTTGCAACTGACGACCAAAGAAACCTTGGGCAGGTCATCAGGGATTATTTTACAAAAAGAAGCATTGTCGATTATGAAGACAGTGGAGATCCAAAGTTCTCGTGAAAATATTGAATCTGGTCATTTGTTTCGGCCTACAGATTCTAATTTTGAAAAACTAAAAATGGATCACGAAACTGGTTTGGATGCCATGTGGCAACTCATTGACTACGGACTGACCACTCAACTTTTTGAAATTAAATACGATGCAGATCTCGGTGAATTACGGTTTGTCAATTTTCTTGTGGGCCTTCCAGGGGGAATGCCATTGGAAGAACCATACAAACTATTCATCGCAAGGTCTACAGAACATCTATATCATTACATCCAAGCCAAACGAATTTTAACAGAAGATACTTGGCGTAATGTGTTAAACAAACTAGCTGATATTGATTATCAAGAAACAAAGGGATCCGGTGATGAACTGGATCGAATATTGGAACCCAAACAGTTCCCCTTACAACCGTCAGCTGAAATGTTAAAACGTTCGCGTGGACTGATCATAGATGAGTTGGAAGCGGATCCCCAAATCATCGTCCTACCACATGTGGGATTTTATTCGATTCCAGAGATGGAGGCGGCAAGTTTTTTACATATCGCAAACGAATATTTAATGACCAAAGTGGAACCTTTGGCAAAGGCATTCGATGGTGAAATTCGATTGGGCTTAGATCGGATTCATACAACAGCCCCTGTAAGTGGGAATTCCGAACCAAGTGAAATTGATTTAATCCGTTCTAAAATTGAAATGTTATATGGATTTAAAGAAATTCTAAAAGAAAATGGATTTTACCCTTTAGTTCATAACTTGAGAAAAGTTGCCGAGATGGCGGCCAAATATGCTGAGGTTGAAAAAAAACGGGAAGTAGACCGACTCCTCAAAGTATATATGAAGATGTTAGATAGTCAATTTGACTTTGATTCTAGACTACTTCGTATCAATTTAGAAAAGGACAATGAACATGATACCATCATCGTGGATCTTCTCAGAAAAAATCCCAAAGTCCTTTCTGCGGAATGGCATGACCAAGATTCCAAAATTGCTATTTTTGTGAATAACAATCAAAACAATATAAAGGATATCAATCATCTAATTTTTCAAAATTATAGATTCACTACCGAACATATTTTATATTTAAAAGCCGTCATTGAGTTAAATGAAAAAGAATTAAAACCTCTATTTAAAGATGATGAGTTTGTGAAAACTTATGGGAAAAATCTCCAGTCCGTTTATTTTAATTATATTCCTTGGTTTTATAAACTTTTTTATTTTTTAGGTATTTCTCCGATCGTAAACTCAGGTTATGCGAAAGCAAAATCCATCCTTACTTATGCACAAATGGATCGTCAGTTTTTATACCAAAAACGTAGGGAAAATTTCTTTAAGAAAAAACTAAGGGAAAGAGAAGAGCGGTTTGAAAAAGAGAAAAAACAACAACTAAAACGGGCTCTTACTTCTGCCCTCAGTGATGCTTATTTCCAAAAGAATTGTTTGCCTTCTGTGGATTGGTTGGGTTCTAATTATCCTGCATTCTCTGCAGAGACTTTAGAGAAGATGATTCCTGATTTTGCATTTATTTCCACAACGGGTAAATCGGTGAAAGCAAGTTCGGTCATTTTATTCCCCAACTCTCCTGAATTTGACTCACTGAACAAACGTTTGAAGGATTTATTCAATCAGTGGACCAGAGGAGAAATAGAACCTCCCTTGGAAGACCCTGAACTTCTAGTCCAGATCCGAGCACTGATTTAAAATCAATACCAACGTTTTATTCTAAAATAGAGTAACATAATCAAACCTAAAAATCCCATAGCACCTAAGGCGGTGATAAAACCATATTCCCATTCTAAAGTGGGCATATGCCGAAAGTTCATCCCATAAATCCCCGCAACAAGGGACATCGGTAACATAATGGCCGTCATGATGGTAAGTATCTTCATGATCTCATTGGTTTTACGAGTGGAGATTGCAATATGTGCTTCGAGTGCCGATGAAATCGATTCAATATTACTTTCCACAAGTTCTAGAATGCGAAGGGAATGATCCCTTACATCACGAAAGAAAGCATCTGCCTCATCACTAAAAAAGCTGTTTTTGATTTTTTCTAAATCTTCTAGAACTTCTTTATTTTGTAACATCCCTTTTTTAATCGAAAGAAGGCTTGCTCGCAAACTATAAACATTACTGATATCTAAAGACTTGGAATTTCCAAAAATTTGATCTTCAAAATGTTCGATCCTTTCTTCTAGTTTCTGAGTGATGGCTAAAGTATGGTCAGTTTCCACATCCAGAATTTTATGAACCACAAACTCATACCCGCGGGCTAGGATTTTATTATTCACTTTCCACTGATCAATCAAGTCACCAATGCTATCTCGATAATCAAGTGTTAAGGAAATGATTTGGTTTGGAGTTAAAATAAAGTTAAAATTCTTTTGTGTAAGCTGGTTTCTTTCAAAGTGAAACCCTCGGAAAACAAAAAAGATATAATTGGGAAAAATCTCGAGTTTGATTCGGCTATTCGGATTTAAAATATCTTCAATGGTAAGTTGGTGAATATCATGTTTTTGAAAGAGGAACATGAGTTTTTCCTCGTTTTCAGCAGTGATATGGATCCAATGTTTGGGGTGTCTGTGAGAAAGGGGGAGAGGTCTGTCAAGGAGCACCTCATCTTTACTCGAAGGTGTTAAGATATAATTAAAGAGAGCTGGCATTTACACAATGTTCCTTAGGAAAAAATCTCTGAGTTCTTTTCTATCATCAGTACAGTCTTCTGCGATCACAAATTTTTTA encodes:
- the efp gene encoding elongation factor P — encoded protein: MNLGITEVKKGMILKIDNELYSVVKTEFVNPGKGSAFIRTKLKNIVRDSSIERTFKAAEKLEGVDLERRKMQYCYADGDQIIFMDVNDYEQIPVSKDYVEDILPFMKEETPVEVAFYNDKPIGVTPPNFAILEVTYAEDGLKGDTTGLALKRVTVETGGEVQVPIFIKQGDTVKIDLRDLSYVERVNK
- the mtnB gene encoding methylthioribulose 1-phosphate dehydratase gives rise to the protein MDSHPSLKELTKLSHTYYERQWMYATAGNLSAREGEVFWITASGKHKGELTDQDFVSVSVKDGSLVSAGEGLKPSAETSIHQVVYSQIPDAGAALHVHTLDSNLLDFGVGKEEGFRDITLPPIEIIKAFGIWDEKPNLKFPVFYNHTHVPTIASEIKRYIETKGKPQVPFLLIEGHGPTVWGKSVAEANKHLEAVHFLLQVMARRI
- a CDS encoding SDR family oxidoreductase, translating into MKEGAHVYIFGIGSGIGQGLHKRFLKDSSVSLFGFSRKGNSDLSHFSQSQSGTFSWDAKNPKDLEMFQSSLASKYRSQINVTSSTFQTTDLMVYFALGDGVFGPIDQLEVVDLASHFQLNVHSLILLSKAFSPLLSSFRSSTFVFLGSTAGKQGFPESVAYCASKHAVLGITRALREEWKPWGTKVIHVSLGAVATEIWDTRPQFDKNDMISISDISEYLWSISHLPKSVFVDDLSITPRKGIL
- a CDS encoding SDR family NAD(P)-dependent oxidoreductase, whose translation is MEFKESIVLVTGGSGGIGREIVRTLVLAGFSVWNLDKVRPTSPILQETYREVDLAETPFVVERSLAKIIQESSEVGDLYGFVHNAGFGGPYHPITEVSAEEWESIFRINLGSLFLLSKLVLPIFKTQSFGRIVAIASSLSIVGSAHSVAYSSSKHGLVGFIRSVADEWGKFGITANAVSPGFVDTKMGIQEDQVSDHKTKIIEKTPVRRIAEPSEIARVVNFLLQKESGYISGSNWTVDGGLTAIL
- a CDS encoding magnesium transporter CorA family protein encodes the protein MPALFNYILTPSSKDEVLLDRPLPLSHRHPKHWIHITAENEEKLMFLFQKHDIHQLTIEDILNPNSRIKLEIFPNYIFFVFRGFHFERNQLTQKNFNFILTPNQIISLTLDYRDSIGDLIDQWKVNNKILARGYEFVVHKILDVETDHTLAITQKLEERIEHFEDQIFGNSKSLDISNVYSLRASLLSIKKGMLQNKEVLEDLEKIKNSFFSDEADAFFRDVRDHSLRILELVESNIESISSALEAHIAISTRKTNEIMKILTIMTAIMLPMSLVAGIYGMNFRHMPTLEWEYGFITALGAMGFLGLIMLLYFRIKRWY